In the Astatotilapia calliptera chromosome 5, fAstCal1.2, whole genome shotgun sequence genome, one interval contains:
- the mapkapk3 gene encoding MAP kinase-activated protein kinase 3: MLQNGNGKQKAPQPPNTGGTESDSTDGNPKLQQEQPAVLPAADKKDAESTHFPMPTYPKLEIKRNAVTDDYKVSNQVLGLGINGKVLECFNKKTGEKCALKILYDSPKARREVELHWRVSGGPYIVRILSLYENMYHGKKCLLIIMECMEGGELFSRIQARGDQAFTEKEASEIMRDIGTAIDFLHNIDIAHRDIKPENLLYTSKEKNAVLKLTDFGFAKETTLHNPLQTPCYTPYYVAPEVLGPEKYDKSCDMWSLGVIMYILLCGFPPFYSNTGQAISPGMKRRIRMGQYEFPNPEWSEVSQEAKDLIHQLLKTDPNERMTITQFMNHPWINQSMMVPSTPLHTTRVLTEDREMWEDVKEEMTSALATMRVDYDQVKIKDLDTSSNPLLNKRRKKAAAGGKSGSTVCQSQ; encoded by the exons ATGCTGCAAAATGGAAACGGAAAGCAAAAAGCTCCGCAACCGCCAAATACTGGTGGGACAGAGTCAGACTCCACGGATGGCAACCCGAAACTGCAGCAAGAGCAGCCGGCAGTTCTCCCAGCCGCCGACAAGAAGGACGCAGAGTCCACACACTTCCCCATGCCCACTTACCCTAAACTGGAGATAAAGCGAAACGCGGTGACGGACGATTATAAAGTCTCCAATCAGGTTCTGGGCTTGGGGATCAACGGCAAAGTCCTCGAGTGCTTTAACAAGAAAACTGGAGAGAAGTGCGCGCTAAAG ATTCTCTATGATAGTCCCAAAGCGAGGCGAGAGGTGGAGCTCCACTGGCGAGTGTCAGGAGGGCCGTACATCGTTCGCATCCTGAGCCTCTATGAGAACATGTATCACGGGAAGAAGTGCTTGCTCATCATCATGGAGTG TATGGAGGGAGGAGAGCTGTTCAGCAGAATCCAGGCCAGAGGAGACCAGGCGTTCACTGAAAAAG AGGCATCAGAGATTATGAGGGACATCGGCACGGCCATCGATTTTCTCCACAACATTGATATCGCGCACAGAGACATCAAG CCAGAGAACCTGCTGTACACAAGTAAAGAGAAAAATGCGGTCCTCAAACTGACAGACTTTGGCTTTGCAAAGGAGACCACGCTGCATAATCCTTTGCAGACTCCTTGTTATACTCCGTACTATGTGG CTCCCGAGGTTCTGGGTCCAGAGAAGTACGACAAGTCATGTGACATGTGGTCTCTGGGCGTCATCATGTACATCCT ATTGTGCGGCTTCCCTCCGTTTTACTCGAATACAGGCCAAGCCATTTCTCctgggatgaagaggaggatcaGGATGGGCCAGTATGAATTTCCTAATCCAGAGTGGTCGGAGGTGTCACAGGAAG CAAAAGATTTGATCCACCAACTACTGAAGACAGACCCTAACGAGAGAATGACCATCACCCAGTTTATGAACCACCCCTGGATCAAT CAGTCCATGATGGTTCCTTCCACTCCCCTGCACACCACACGGGTCCTGACAGAAGACAGAGAGATGTGGGAGGACGTGAAG GAAGAGATGACCAGCGCTTTAGCGACCATGCGTGTGGACTATGACCAGGTGAAGATCAAAGATCTCGACACCTCCAGCAACCCTCTGCTCAACAAGAGGCGCAAGAAGGCCGCTGCGGGGGGCAAGAGTGGGTCCACGGTATGCCAGAGTCAGTGA